One part of the Flavobacterium johnsoniae UW101 genome encodes these proteins:
- a CDS encoding UDP-3-O-(3-hydroxymyristoyl)glucosamine N-acyltransferase translates to MKFPKSHSLQEIANLLNCKFIGDKDFQVLGMNEIQVVEPGDIVFVDHPKYYDKALQSAATIVLINKEVECPEGKALLISDDPFRDFNTLTRHFKPFQFANVAISATAQIGEGTVIQPNSFIGNHVKIGKNCLIHSNVSIYDHTVIGDNVIIHAGSILGADAFYYKKRPEGFDQLISGGRVVIEDNVGIGALCTIDKGVTGDTTIKEGTKLDNQVHVGHDTVIGKKCLIASQTGIAGCVVIEDEVTIWGQVGTTSGITIGAKAVIMGQTGVTKSVEGGKSYFGTPIEESREKLKQLANIKKIPEILNKLK, encoded by the coding sequence ATGAAATTTCCAAAGAGTCATTCTTTACAAGAAATTGCAAATTTGCTTAACTGCAAATTTATTGGAGACAAAGACTTTCAGGTTTTAGGTATGAACGAAATACAAGTCGTTGAACCTGGAGATATTGTTTTTGTTGACCATCCAAAATATTACGATAAAGCTTTACAGTCTGCGGCCACTATCGTTTTAATTAACAAAGAAGTGGAATGCCCGGAAGGTAAAGCTCTTTTGATTTCTGATGATCCTTTCAGAGATTTCAATACTTTAACCAGACATTTTAAACCATTTCAATTTGCTAATGTTGCAATCTCAGCTACAGCACAAATTGGAGAAGGAACTGTAATTCAGCCAAATAGTTTTATTGGTAATCATGTTAAAATTGGTAAGAACTGTTTGATTCACTCAAATGTGTCAATTTATGATCATACCGTGATTGGTGATAATGTTATTATACATGCCGGAAGTATTTTAGGAGCTGATGCTTTCTATTATAAAAAACGTCCGGAAGGATTCGATCAGTTAATATCTGGCGGAAGAGTTGTTATTGAAGACAATGTTGGTATTGGTGCTCTTTGTACAATTGACAAAGGAGTTACTGGAGATACAACAATTAAAGAAGGTACAAAACTGGATAATCAGGTTCATGTTGGACATGATACAGTTATCGGAAAAAAATGTTTGATTGCATCACAAACAGGTATCGCCGGATGTGTTGTTATTGAAGATGAAGTTACAATTTGGGGACAAGTAGGAACCACCAGCGGCATTACGATAGGAGCAAAGGCTGTTATTATGGGGCAGACAGGTGTTACTAAATCTGTAGAAGGAGGGAAATCTTACTTTGGAACTCCAATTGAAGAATCAAGAGAAAAGTTAAAGCAACTGGCTAATATCAAAAAGATTCCTGAAATTCTAAATAAATTGAAGTAA
- a CDS encoding nuclear transport factor 2 family protein, with product MSIKEFVQKFYKSDALIDSEVLKTYLHPDVIIEWNSSKGFIEMNHDSILEMANELSRAYVRSKVRISHIIAEDDLVSVRYSHYVKTIENPREEMLLAHFSTIWQIKDDKLYRGYQMSQFS from the coding sequence ATGTCTATAAAAGAGTTTGTTCAAAAATTTTATAAGTCGGATGCCTTGATTGATAGTGAAGTTCTAAAAACTTATCTGCATCCAGATGTTATCATTGAATGGAATAGCAGTAAAGGATTCATAGAAATGAATCATGATTCGATTTTAGAAATGGCAAATGAACTTAGCAGGGCATATGTACGATCTAAAGTTAGAATAAGCCATATTATTGCCGAAGATGATTTAGTATCAGTACGTTATTCCCATTATGTAAAAACAATCGAGAACCCTCGTGAAGAGATGCTTCTGGCACATTTTTCAACAATCTGGCAGATAAAAGATGACAAACTTTACAGAGGTTATCAGATGAGTCAATTTTCTTAA
- a CDS encoding RNA polymerase sigma factor, with amino-acid sequence MKTRILPANLIDDNTLWNDLILGDEKSFSLLFERYYGDLVSYGNSLSPYAEKVQDCVQDVFTDIWVYRSSLQSSVVVKAYLLSSVRKRIARLFERDHIFRKTASTDDIAFLLEFSVENDLLDDDYATKEKVSYLNKLLNELPARQKEALYLRYHQALSVEQIAEMLDVNYQSASNLLHRGLLTLRKEWKGSFALITLLFSSSL; translated from the coding sequence ATGAAGACCCGAATCCTACCAGCCAATTTAATTGATGACAATACACTTTGGAATGATTTAATATTAGGAGATGAGAAATCATTCTCACTATTATTTGAGCGTTATTATGGTGATCTGGTCAGTTACGGGAATTCACTTTCGCCTTATGCTGAAAAAGTACAGGATTGTGTTCAGGATGTTTTTACGGATATTTGGGTATATCGCAGTTCTTTACAGAGCAGTGTAGTAGTAAAAGCCTATTTATTATCGAGCGTTCGAAAAAGAATTGCACGATTATTTGAACGTGATCATATTTTTAGAAAAACTGCAAGCACAGACGATATTGCTTTTCTTTTGGAATTTTCTGTAGAAAATGATCTTTTGGATGATGATTATGCAACAAAAGAAAAAGTTTCTTATCTAAATAAATTGTTAAACGAATTACCGGCAAGACAAAAAGAAGCTCTATATCTTCGTTATCATCAGGCACTTTCGGTTGAGCAGATAGCCGAGATGCTGGATGTTAATTATCAATCAGCAAGTAATTTACTTCACCGTGGTTTACTTACTCTTCGTAAAGAATGGAAGGGTAGTTTTGCCTTAATTACTCTATTGTTTTCAAGCTCTCTTTAA
- the lpxA gene encoding acyl-ACP--UDP-N-acetylglucosamine O-acyltransferase: MNQPLAYVHPGAKIAKNVVIEPFTTIHNNVVIGDGTWIGSNVTIMEGARIGKNCNIFPGAVISAVPQDLKFGGEDSLAIIGDNCTIRECVTINRGTIASGQTILGNNCLVMAYAHIAHDCEIGNNAIIVNGVALAGHVVVGNHAVIGGLAAIHQFIHIGDHAMISGGSLVRKDVPPYTKAAKEPLSYVGINSVGLRRRGFSTEKIREIQEIYRILYQKNYNTTQALSIIEAEMEATPERDEILDFIRNSSRGIMKGYSGNY, from the coding sequence ATGAATCAACCATTAGCATATGTTCATCCTGGCGCGAAAATCGCTAAAAACGTTGTAATTGAGCCTTTTACAACAATTCACAATAATGTTGTTATTGGTGATGGTACTTGGATTGGTTCAAATGTAACCATTATGGAAGGAGCTCGAATTGGAAAAAATTGTAACATTTTTCCAGGAGCTGTAATTTCTGCTGTGCCTCAGGATTTAAAATTTGGCGGTGAAGATTCTTTAGCTATTATTGGTGACAATTGTACAATTAGAGAGTGTGTAACTATTAATAGAGGAACAATTGCTTCAGGACAGACTATTCTTGGAAACAATTGCTTAGTTATGGCTTACGCTCACATTGCTCACGATTGCGAAATTGGTAATAATGCAATTATTGTAAACGGTGTAGCATTAGCTGGTCACGTAGTTGTAGGTAATCATGCCGTAATTGGCGGTTTGGCTGCAATTCACCAGTTTATTCATATTGGAGATCATGCTATGATTTCTGGCGGATCTCTGGTAAGAAAAGATGTTCCTCCTTACACAAAAGCGGCTAAAGAACCATTGTCGTATGTTGGTATCAATTCAGTTGGTTTAAGAAGAAGAGGATTTAGTACTGAAAAAATTAGAGAAATTCAGGAAATTTACAGAATTTTATATCAAAAGAATTACAATACTACGCAAGCTTTAAGTATTATTGAAGCTGAAATGGAAGCAACTCCTGAGAGAGATGAAATTCTTGATTTTATTAGAAATTCATCACGAGGAATTATGAAAGGTTATTCAGGAAACTATTAA
- the efp gene encoding elongation factor P, which yields MASTSDIRNGLCIKFNHDIYKIIEFLHVKPGKGPAFVRTKLKSLTSGKVLDNTFSAGHKIDVIRVETHTFQFLYPEGDEFHFMNAETFEQISLNKNILDAPDLLKEGTNVMVQINTETDLPLSVDMPASVILEVTYAEPGVKGNTATNATKNATVETGANVNVPLFINEGDKIKIDTASGSYMERVKE from the coding sequence ATGGCGTCTACATCAGATATTAGAAACGGATTGTGTATTAAATTTAATCACGATATCTATAAAATTATTGAATTTCTTCACGTTAAACCTGGAAAAGGTCCAGCTTTCGTAAGAACGAAACTAAAAAGTTTAACTTCAGGAAAAGTATTAGATAATACTTTTTCAGCAGGTCATAAAATTGATGTTATACGTGTTGAAACACATACATTTCAGTTTTTATATCCAGAAGGTGATGAATTTCACTTTATGAATGCCGAAACTTTTGAGCAGATTTCTTTAAACAAAAATATCTTAGATGCTCCGGATTTATTAAAAGAAGGAACAAATGTAATGGTTCAGATTAATACTGAAACTGATTTGCCTTTATCTGTAGATATGCCTGCATCAGTAATTTTAGAAGTTACTTATGCTGAGCCGGGAGTAAAAGGAAATACTGCAACAAACGCTACTAAAAATGCTACTGTTGAAACAGGTGCTAATGTAAACGTTCCTTTGTTCATCAACGAAGGTGATAAAATTAAAATCGATACAGCTTCTGGTTCTTACATGGAGCGTGTAAAAGAGTAG
- the sucD gene encoding succinate--CoA ligase subunit alpha produces the protein MSVLVNKDSKIIVQGFTGSEGTFHASQMIEYGTNVVGGVTPGKGGTSHLDRPVFNTVKDAVDQAGADTSIIFVPPAFAADAIMEAADAGIKVIIAITEGIPVADMIKANNYVKERSSRLIGPNCPGVITPGEAKVGIMPGFVFKKGTVGIVSKSGTLTYEAADQVVKQGLGITTAIGIGGDPIIGTTTKEAVELLMNDPETEAIIMIGEIGGQLEADAAKWVKADGNRKPVIGFIAGETAPAGRTMGHAGAIVGGSDDTAAAKKQIMRDNGIHVVDSPAEIGKKVKEVLG, from the coding sequence ATGAGTGTTTTAGTTAATAAAGATTCCAAAATAATTGTTCAGGGATTTACAGGAAGCGAAGGAACTTTCCACGCTTCTCAAATGATTGAGTACGGTACTAATGTTGTTGGTGGTGTTACTCCAGGAAAAGGAGGTACAAGCCATTTAGACCGCCCGGTTTTTAATACAGTAAAAGATGCTGTTGATCAAGCTGGTGCAGATACTTCTATCATTTTTGTTCCGCCGGCTTTTGCTGCTGATGCAATTATGGAAGCTGCTGATGCTGGAATTAAAGTAATTATTGCTATTACAGAAGGAATTCCTGTAGCAGACATGATTAAAGCAAATAATTATGTTAAAGAAAGAAGTTCTAGATTAATTGGACCAAACTGTCCGGGTGTTATTACTCCAGGTGAGGCTAAAGTTGGAATTATGCCAGGTTTCGTTTTCAAAAAAGGAACTGTTGGTATCGTTTCTAAATCAGGAACTTTAACTTATGAAGCTGCTGACCAAGTTGTAAAACAAGGTTTAGGAATTACTACAGCTATTGGTATTGGTGGAGATCCAATTATTGGAACTACAACTAAAGAAGCTGTTGAATTATTAATGAACGATCCAGAAACTGAAGCAATCATTATGATTGGTGAAATTGGAGGTCAATTAGAAGCTGATGCTGCAAAATGGGTAAAAGCTGATGGTAACCGTAAACCAGTTATTGGTTTTATTGCTGGAGAAACTGCTCCTGCTGGTAGAACAATGGGTCACGCAGGTGCAATCGTTGGAGGTTCTGATGATACGGCTGCTGCTAAAAAACAAATTATGAGAGACAACGGAATTCACGTTGTTGATTCACCAGCTGAAATTGGTAAAAAAGTAAAAGAAGTATTAGGATAA
- a CDS encoding SusC/RagA family TonB-linked outer membrane protein, producing the protein MKKPVVKQRLLHRIMKITLFQFVLALVFSSFAVANNVNGQKKLDTKVTIIVENLTLDNALSKIEKSAHVKFSYNSRLPQLSRKVSIEANQETLSSILSRILVPFNITFSEVSNQIILQKTAADPFASADNHDSLFEVLTAGPIIKGKVTDQTGSPLPGATVMAKGTKVAVLTDFDGNFSIEMPANADKLVISYVGMETKEIGITNVTPTVVLTEAGQNLKEVVVTTGYEKTSKRTFTGAISKISGSELKVEGVVDVSRMIEGKAAGVTVQNVTGTFGTAPKITVRGSSSIFGDTKPLWVIDGVVQEDIINVTFADLASGNSATLLSSSVAGLNSNDIQSIEVLKDASATSIYGSRSLNGVVVVTTKQGRRDSPLKVSYSVENTVRTVPSYSQYDILNSQESMSVFQEMRQKGYLDLSSSYTGRFGGVYNILAREINNYNTSNGQYGVKNDQPYINEFLKKYELVNTDWFSVLFRPSITQNHSLSFSGGGKNNTFYASLGYYTDPGWTIADNVKQLSSNLKGTFFINDKLNITLSTLGSIRNQQAPGAYESKQDVVFGKTTRDFDINPFNYVLSTSRTLRPYDDKGNLEYYQNNWAPMNIVNELANNTLDIKVNDIRFQVDLDYKINKNLTYNLTGSARYANTSREHRIYEGSNVVGAYNAGVGNNVNSQIQKDNVFLYQNPNDLTAPKVSVLPSGGFLRKFTNDMTSYNIRNSVTYRNIFKDKHEVEGFFGTELRSVDRNNDNFTAVGIQYNKGLTPFIDPRIIEKIVNGGDSYYDFGEERERTVGFFGKVGYTYDRRYTASLTGRYDGSNRQGDTGSSRWLPTYTVSGKWNVAEESFMKNNETINTLALRASYGLTATAGPATNSLAIYKSFITDRFNLSDRENAIRIEDLQNKDLTWEKQYETNIGVDLGMFNNRVSLAADVYRRKAFDLIDYVITSGVGGESIKQGNNADMETKGIELGLTTQNIVTDNFKWSTTLNFSVFNQEITKLANRPSAFDLVDSNGGNTVGHPRNSIYSYQFTGLNNQGLPTFNLQEGAENNITGADFQDTKDVTKYLKYEGSIEPNKSIGLANTFTYKNWSLYVFVVGSGGNKVRLNPVYSNKYTDLTVFTKEYANRWINPGDENVTNVPVIADRLLNRNYGERDLEIAYNTYNFSDVRIADGDFVRLKNVTLSWEFPKDYKKKLGLSTFTLKGSAVNPWLIYSDKRLHGQDPEFRNTGGVAFPITSQYTFTLNVSF; encoded by the coding sequence ATGAAAAAACCAGTTGTTAAACAACGATTACTCCATAGAATCATGAAAATAACACTATTTCAGTTTGTCTTGGCACTTGTGTTTTCGAGCTTTGCCGTGGCAAATAATGTAAATGGGCAAAAAAAATTAGATACAAAAGTTACCATTATAGTTGAAAATTTGACTCTTGATAATGCTTTATCTAAAATTGAAAAATCGGCTCATGTAAAATTTTCGTACAATTCGAGGCTCCCTCAGTTAAGCCGAAAAGTTAGTATAGAAGCGAATCAGGAAACGCTTTCTAGCATACTAAGCCGAATTTTGGTGCCATTTAATATTACTTTTTCAGAAGTGAGCAATCAAATTATTCTGCAAAAAACCGCTGCAGATCCATTTGCAAGTGCAGATAACCATGATTCACTTTTTGAAGTACTAACCGCCGGACCAATTATCAAAGGTAAAGTAACAGATCAAACAGGAAGCCCGCTTCCGGGAGCAACAGTAATGGCAAAAGGAACAAAAGTTGCTGTTCTAACAGACTTTGATGGAAATTTCTCTATCGAAATGCCTGCAAATGCAGATAAACTTGTAATTTCTTACGTAGGTATGGAAACGAAAGAAATTGGAATTACTAATGTTACACCAACAGTTGTTCTTACAGAAGCAGGTCAAAACTTAAAAGAGGTTGTAGTTACAACAGGATATGAGAAAACATCTAAAAGAACATTTACAGGAGCAATCAGTAAAATCTCTGGTTCAGAGTTAAAAGTTGAAGGTGTAGTTGACGTAAGCCGAATGATCGAAGGAAAAGCGGCAGGGGTTACAGTACAAAATGTTACAGGAACTTTTGGTACGGCTCCTAAAATTACCGTTCGTGGATCTTCTTCAATTTTTGGGGATACAAAACCATTATGGGTTATTGATGGTGTTGTTCAGGAAGATATTATCAATGTTACATTTGCAGATTTAGCTTCAGGAAACTCTGCAACATTATTAAGTTCTTCTGTTGCAGGTTTAAATTCTAATGATATTCAAAGTATTGAAGTTCTTAAAGATGCATCGGCTACGTCAATTTATGGTTCAAGATCATTAAACGGAGTTGTGGTTGTTACTACAAAACAAGGACGAAGAGATTCACCATTAAAAGTGAGCTATTCTGTAGAAAATACAGTTAGAACTGTACCTAGTTATTCACAATACGATATCTTAAACTCTCAGGAATCTATGAGTGTTTTTCAGGAAATGAGACAAAAAGGATATCTTGATTTAAGTTCTTCATATACAGGAAGATTTGGTGGTGTTTATAATATCTTGGCTAGAGAAATCAATAATTATAATACTTCAAACGGTCAGTATGGAGTTAAAAATGATCAGCCTTATATCAATGAATTCTTGAAAAAATATGAATTAGTAAATACAGACTGGTTTAGTGTTTTATTTAGACCTTCTATTACTCAAAACCATTCATTAAGCTTTTCTGGAGGAGGAAAAAACAATACTTTTTATGCTTCTCTTGGATACTATACAGATCCGGGATGGACTATTGCTGATAACGTAAAACAATTGTCATCTAACCTTAAAGGTACATTTTTCATCAATGACAAGTTAAACATTACTTTATCTACTTTAGGATCTATTCGTAACCAGCAGGCTCCTGGGGCTTATGAAAGCAAGCAGGATGTTGTATTTGGTAAAACAACAAGAGATTTTGATATTAACCCATTTAACTATGTGTTAAGTACAAGCAGAACTTTAAGACCTTATGATGACAAAGGAAACTTAGAATACTACCAAAACAACTGGGCTCCAATGAACATTGTTAATGAGTTAGCAAATAATACTTTAGATATTAAAGTAAATGATATTCGTTTTCAGGTAGATTTAGATTATAAAATAAATAAAAACTTGACTTATAATTTAACTGGTTCTGCTCGTTATGCAAATACGTCAAGAGAACACAGAATTTATGAAGGTTCAAATGTTGTTGGAGCTTATAACGCTGGAGTTGGTAATAATGTAAATTCTCAGATTCAAAAAGATAACGTGTTTTTATATCAAAATCCAAATGATTTAACAGCACCAAAAGTATCTGTACTGCCAAGTGGTGGATTTTTAAGAAAATTCACAAATGATATGACATCTTACAACATTAGAAATAGTGTTACTTATAGAAATATATTTAAAGACAAACACGAAGTTGAAGGTTTCTTTGGTACAGAGCTTAGATCTGTAGACAGAAACAATGACAATTTTACGGCAGTTGGAATTCAGTACAATAAAGGTTTAACTCCATTTATTGATCCAAGAATTATCGAAAAAATCGTAAACGGAGGAGACTCATATTATGATTTTGGAGAAGAAAGAGAAAGAACAGTTGGTTTCTTTGGTAAAGTTGGATATACATACGATCGTCGTTATACAGCATCTTTAACGGGTCGTTATGATGGATCAAACAGACAAGGAGATACTGGATCATCAAGATGGCTTCCAACTTATACTGTAAGTGGAAAATGGAATGTTGCTGAAGAAAGCTTTATGAAAAACAATGAAACTATCAATACATTAGCATTAAGAGCTTCTTATGGACTTACTGCTACAGCTGGTCCTGCAACAAACTCTTTAGCAATTTATAAAAGTTTTATAACAGACCGTTTTAACCTTTCTGATAGAGAAAATGCTATTAGAATTGAAGATCTTCAAAACAAAGATTTGACATGGGAAAAACAATATGAAACTAACATTGGTGTAGATTTAGGAATGTTTAATAACAGAGTATCTCTTGCAGCAGATGTTTACAGACGTAAAGCTTTTGATTTGATTGATTATGTAATCACTTCTGGTGTAGGTGGAGAATCTATTAAACAAGGAAATAATGCCGATATGGAAACTAAAGGTATTGAGCTTGGATTAACTACTCAAAATATTGTAACAGATAACTTTAAGTGGTCGACAACTTTAAATTTCTCAGTATTTAATCAGGAAATTACAAAATTAGCAAACAGACCATCTGCTTTTGATTTAGTTGATTCTAATGGAGGTAATACTGTAGGACACCCTAGAAATTCTATTTATTCTTATCAATTTACAGGATTAAATAATCAGGGATTACCAACATTTAATTTACAAGAAGGAGCAGAAAATAACATTACAGGTGCTGATTTTCAAGATACCAAAGATGTTACAAAATACTTGAAATATGAAGGTTCTATTGAGCCAAATAAATCAATTGGTTTAGCAAATACATTTACTTATAAAAACTGGTCATTATATGTATTTGTTGTAGGTTCTGGAGGAAATAAAGTTCGTTTAAACCCTGTTTACAGTAACAAATACACTGATTTAACAGTATTTACAAAAGAATACGCTAACCGCTGGATAAACCCTGGTGATGAAAATGTTACAAACGTTCCTGTTATTGCTGATAGATTATTAAACAGAAATTATGGAGAAAGAGATCTTGAAATTGCATACAATACTTATAACTTCTCTGATGTAAGAATTGCTGATGGTGATTTCGTGAGATTGAAAAATGTTACTTTAAGCTGGGAATTCCCAAAAGATTACAAGAAAAAACTAGGCTTAAGTACTTTTACATTAAAAGGTTCAGCAGTTAACCCATGGTTAATTTATTCAGATAAAAGATTACACGGTCAGGATCCTGAGTTTCGTAATACAGGAGGTGTTGCTTTCCCAATCACTTCTCAGTACACATTTACGTTAAATGTTTCATTCTAA
- a CDS encoding bifunctional UDP-3-O-[3-hydroxymyristoyl] N-acetylglucosamine deacetylase/3-hydroxyacyl-ACP dehydratase gives MVKQKTIKNEISLTGVGLHTGKEVTMTFKPAPINNGFTFVRVDLQGQPVIEADANYVVNTQRGTNLEKLGVKIQTPEHVLAAVVGCDLDNIIIELNASELPIMDGSSKYFVEAIEKAGIEEQDANRNVYVVKEVISFTDEATGSEILVMPSDEYQVTTMVDFGTKVLGTQNATLKSLSDFKDEIASSRTFSFLHELESLLEHGLIKGGDLNNAIVYVDKEISESTMENLKKAFGKDEISVKPNGVLDNLTLHYPNEAARHKLLDVIGDLSLIGVRIQGKIIANKPGHFVNTQFAKKLAKIIKIEQRNHVPVYDLNQEPLMDIHKIMSMLPHRPPFLLIDRIIEMSDRHVVGLKNVTMNENFFVGHFPEAPVMPGVLIVEAMAQTGGILVLSTVPDPENYLTYFMKIDNVKFKHKVLPGDTLIFKCELISPIRRGICHMQANAYANGKLVTEAELMAQIARKQ, from the coding sequence ATGGTTAAACAGAAGACCATCAAAAATGAAATTTCACTAACAGGAGTTGGATTACATACTGGAAAAGAAGTTACTATGACTTTTAAACCTGCTCCTATTAATAATGGTTTCACTTTTGTAAGAGTAGATTTGCAAGGCCAGCCAGTCATTGAGGCTGACGCTAATTATGTTGTTAATACGCAAAGAGGAACTAATTTAGAAAAATTAGGTGTTAAAATACAAACTCCTGAACACGTTTTAGCTGCAGTAGTTGGTTGCGATTTGGATAATATTATTATTGAATTGAATGCCTCTGAACTACCTATTATGGATGGTTCATCAAAATATTTTGTTGAAGCAATTGAAAAAGCCGGAATCGAAGAACAAGACGCAAACCGTAATGTTTATGTAGTAAAAGAAGTTATTTCGTTTACAGATGAAGCAACAGGAAGTGAAATTCTTGTTATGCCAAGCGATGAATATCAAGTAACTACTATGGTAGATTTTGGTACAAAAGTTTTAGGTACTCAAAATGCAACTTTAAAAAGTTTATCAGACTTTAAAGATGAAATTGCAAGTTCTAGAACATTCAGCTTTTTGCATGAATTAGAATCATTATTAGAACACGGTTTAATTAAAGGCGGTGATTTAAATAACGCAATTGTATATGTAGATAAAGAAATATCTGAGTCTACAATGGAAAATTTAAAGAAAGCTTTTGGTAAAGATGAAATATCTGTAAAACCAAACGGCGTTTTAGACAACCTTACTTTACATTATCCAAACGAAGCTGCAAGACACAAATTGCTTGATGTTATTGGAGATTTATCTCTAATTGGAGTTCGTATTCAAGGAAAAATTATTGCAAATAAACCTGGGCATTTTGTAAACACTCAGTTTGCTAAAAAACTGGCAAAAATCATTAAAATAGAGCAGAGAAATCATGTTCCTGTTTACGATTTGAACCAAGAACCATTGATGGATATTCACAAAATCATGTCAATGCTTCCTCACAGACCACCATTCTTGTTAATTGACAGAATTATCGAAATGTCTGATCGTCATGTGGTTGGTTTGAAAAATGTTACTATGAATGAGAACTTCTTCGTAGGACATTTCCCTGAGGCTCCAGTAATGCCGGGAGTTTTAATTGTAGAGGCAATGGCACAAACAGGAGGAATTTTAGTTTTAAGCACAGTTCCAGATCCTGAAAATTACTTAACATATTTCATGAAAATTGATAATGTTAAGTTTAAACACAAAGTATTGCCAGGTGATACGTTAATTTTTAAATGTGAATTGATTTCTCCTATCAGACGAGGAATTTGTCACATGCAGGCTAATGCTTATGCAAATGGAAAATTAGTAACTGAGGCAGAATTAATGGCACAAATTGCAAGAAAACAATAA
- a CDS encoding FecR family protein, with protein MQKRNKYTEIEDFLSDESFQQWVLSRVDENGWEEWTLESRQRAKLVEDARLMLLAMKIPENELTKSDIHRALQDTWLKIREKENQKNVKTLKLNFFRKRFLTGIAATLVIGLMSAWFYNNHFKTENKIVTYKELIDENSEGLVEQTNNSNKPQIITLSDGSSVLLQPNSKLSYPKIFTGNERKVYLSGEGFFEISKNPKKPFFVYANEIVTKVVGTSFRVKAYSDQPDVEILVRTGKVKVKSNELISKSDEEEIVLLPNQALRFLRNDMKFNKITNITQDPVLVQNVGNIEQLSFEFNDIPVSQIFETIEQAYLVDIDYPVNKLKECHLTTSLSDQPLTEKLKIVCKSIGNNTSFEI; from the coding sequence ATGCAAAAACGTAATAAATATACCGAAATAGAAGATTTCTTATCAGATGAATCATTCCAACAGTGGGTTTTGTCAAGAGTTGATGAAAACGGATGGGAAGAATGGACTTTAGAAAGTCGTCAGCGTGCGAAATTAGTTGAAGATGCAAGATTAATGCTTCTCGCAATGAAGATTCCAGAGAACGAATTAACTAAATCTGATATTCACAGAGCGTTACAAGATACCTGGCTCAAAATTCGTGAAAAAGAAAATCAAAAAAACGTTAAAACTTTAAAGTTAAATTTTTTCAGAAAAAGATTTCTTACCGGAATAGCTGCAACATTAGTTATTGGTTTAATGTCAGCCTGGTTTTATAACAATCATTTTAAAACTGAAAACAAAATTGTAACCTACAAAGAACTTATTGATGAAAACAGTGAGGGATTAGTAGAACAAACCAACAATTCTAATAAACCACAAATTATTACACTATCAGACGGCAGTTCTGTTTTACTGCAGCCCAATAGTAAATTGAGTTACCCTAAAATCTTTACCGGGAACGAAAGAAAGGTGTATTTATCCGGCGAAGGTTTCTTTGAAATTAGTAAAAATCCTAAAAAGCCTTTTTTCGTTTATGCGAACGAGATTGTTACAAAAGTAGTTGGAACCAGCTTTAGAGTTAAAGCTTATTCTGATCAGCCAGATGTAGAAATTTTAGTACGTACCGGTAAAGTTAAGGTAAAATCTAACGAATTGATTTCTAAATCAGACGAAGAAGAAATCGTACTTCTTCCAAATCAGGCACTTAGATTTCTGCGGAATGATATGAAATTTAATAAAATTACAAATATTACTCAAGATCCTGTGTTGGTTCAAAACGTTGGAAATATTGAACAATTGAGTTTTGAATTTAATGATATTCCGGTATCGCAAATTTTTGAAACTATAGAACAGGCCTATCTTGTAGATATAGATTATCCCGTAAATAAATTAAAGGAATGCCATTTAACCACATCACTGAGTGATCAGCCTTTAACAGAGAAATTAAAAATTGTCTGTAAAAGCATAGGCAATAATACCAGTTTTGAAATATGA